A region from the Pelobates fuscus isolate aPelFus1 chromosome 3, aPelFus1.pri, whole genome shotgun sequence genome encodes:
- the LOC134601791 gene encoding mesogenin-1-like, with translation MDNSSVPSHHLNCALNQHCFTLHQCSYPHSEGYSSLSPTSSTESCGLSPPYMTCRTPQDTCDNISACNTQIEGLQMDSACASNGKNKKGKVKLAHSQRQSASEREKLRMRTISKALQNLRRYLPPSVVPADKNLTKIETLQLTIRYISHLSAQLGLSEEVLEQRRLAAIQGTNRSLDNHISHMDQNHRVSWEETEQTYKSVSCASPVIETEHFPVDNEVQNTQGSRPMLCQVPQTSKVESGPPLYQYPAINTSLAQSENPYYGTDFQEMVSRKII, from the coding sequence ATGGACAACTCTTCAGTACCATCCCATCATCTGAACTGTGCTCTAAACCAACATTGTTTTACTTTGCACCAGTGTAGCTACCCACATTCAGAGGGTTACAGCAGTCTTTCTCCAACATCTTCCACAGAATCCTGTGGCCTCTCCCCTCCATATATGACATGCCGAACACCTCAGGACACTTGTGACAATATTTCTGCATGTAATACTCAGATAGAAGGTTTACAGATGGACTCTGCATGTGCTTCAAATGGGAAGAACAAGAAGGGCAAGGTTAAGCTGGCACATAGTCAACGACAGAGTGCCAGCGAGAGGGAGAAATTGCGAATGAGGACTATCTCTAAAGCTCTGCAGAACCTCAGAAGATATCTTCCACCTTCAGTGGTCCCGGCTGACAAAAATCTTACAAAAATAGAAACCCTTCAACTGACGATCCGCTACATCTCGCATCTTTCTGCGCAGCTAGGACTCAGTGAAGAAGTTCTGGAGCAACGAAGATTGGCAGCAATACAGGGGACTAACAGAAGCCTAGATAATCATATCAGCCATATGGACCAAAATCACAGAGTTTCTTGGGAGGAAACTGAACAAACCTACAAGTCAGTTTCATGCGCAAGCCCAGTGATTGAAACAGAACATTTTCCAGTTGATAATGAGGTACAGAATACGCAAGGAAGTCGCCCGATGCTCTGTCAAGTGCCGCAGACATCAAAAGTGGAATCCGGTCCTCCACTATATCAATATCCAGCAATAAACACATCTTTGGCCCAGTCTGAAAATCCGTATTATGGCACAGACTTTCAGGAAATGGTAAGCAGGAaaattatatag